One Pelobates fuscus isolate aPelFus1 chromosome 8, aPelFus1.pri, whole genome shotgun sequence genomic window carries:
- the ZNF142 gene encoding zinc finger protein 142: MADEGLEGSCVWTTKSCDQLLLIQTAPDCGYHTEHAAQNDALEQNGNVHISCLDVDLSSHVKELALDAPGHDLFKKPSEVEYNDPGDVCLLSQDLLTDTITSEPPNYSPRKGNRSQSRNIASSTERTLQIGSCHQPRQENLLCPICHHEYKSPSELKEHFKSHTSPHTDFNCWVINCPFTTHNRKNFQAHLKQEHQLTPFTCSQRTCKRLFPSHDEMLLHSRNHFPFHCKRCDFVSSNVKIFTQHHKTHPRGEETQSGIETLESMLNSSDPAENLAQNMIQTDTEASQGSVAVERPRKLRKSAVLRGQVAGSHSDGESESARTVKKKATKSKTALTAKTKEFKGHVEKGKEHLFKTHMCPECKRCFKKRTHLAEHLHLHFPDPNLQCPNCRKFFTSRSKLKIHMMRESGEKTHRCPLCDYSSVESNALNRHMASIHEGVSNFYSDTYCCPVCKETFKLSQSLKDHMKVHASQQKMLSCFQEGCNQAPSDRKEFLRHLKEAHGIRGVECQYHACSLLFKSQEEMEQHRKIHYAFHCQECDFACSNKHAFRNHKKKGHPGKEELSCHFCPYKSFNPVEYADHIGKMHANEKIHRCGDCEFATAHKRVLIRHLLLHTGEKPHKCSLCDFTCRDISYLSKHMLTHSSEKNYMCSECGYITKWKHYLTVHMRKHSGDLRYQCNQCSYRCHRADQLNSHKLRHQGKSLICEVCGFGCKRKYELQKHMQTKHSQSCQTPMYHCQHCTYQTKYKQALLNHNNCKHTKQREFRCALCTYRTFSNTSLFFHKRKSHGYIPGDKDWQEKYATKQQEINQSDTLFPYKPEENSHNKQSLSSVQKLYSQSLTAQRQSDLMEQETECLQVGDLSETSGDGQVSVTTESLLATMTLEPVEACNIKMESFPAQLELSTSTDLLPNESSVETLGACENSLPTKDAMLCFSENLAVEDNDNCGQEFEEEPNPQSIDQAKLGHCPTAQYNQQTMLCTLSDKYEELHVHAGTTLDLQTGEIPVEVQESWVEAIKGGVELTIVCESSGLLPNDATETEGSATSLEENSRPDSVLKALRKQDREQAEALVLEGRVQMLVVQSSAQVYKCEKCSYVTKKEESMYQHAKTACQVHRDSLVCKECGACFKQQRGLNTHIKKKCPVILKKKKTVLKTSSTSVGTDQHVSSSSLPQENSHGDGIINMVSTLDTVQESQGMDISEHSLEDVETISSCQNLVQEEFKENIPEKCVLLDKGEIGVLFSPHLTGESHDNVSAPSDFQENGKYRYEQGKFHCLVCSFSCSRECTISCHVKENCKGLKRILCVQCPKVLLSEAALRKHQKEKHLKLVDQDKDQLSECSADDGSQNLEDVEENMEVLGNGKYKSNNDTESGCRLSCPTCSFKCSQDRAMRTHKKRGCLKPGELHCPLCSFRCMSVAALKRHRALHQKYTRNRIQLQCKQCDFICKQPRCMKQHVRIRHEGIKPHCCPYCDFSTTRRYRLDAHVSMHTGVGRISCSSCSRTFGTNSKLRLHQRRVHEKKPTHFCNLCDYSGYSQNDIARHMGSCHSGELAFPCSVCPASFSSEAALKQHSLRKHQEKDIHECPQCSFTCHSISTLRCHLQKHHLQLECSICKQSFSRRLDLEEHRKSHFAHHCQQCQYAAKDSKQLVHHYSMEHENVTNPGCEGEESFLHCPFCSFSCRHQLVYDHHVKGHGGTRLYKCTECDYTTRNKQKITWHSRIHTGEKPYKCHLCTYACADPSRLKYHMRIHMDEKKYLCPECGYKCKWVNQLKYHMSKHTGLKPYQCEECDYCTNRADALRVHRETRHRDIRSFICEQCGKAFKTRFLLKTHMKKHSEDKPYVCKVCQSSFRWPAGLRHHYLTHTNQQPFFCQHCSYRAKQKFQVVKHIQRHHPDCPDISKGVGKDLILLNSPPQDPVDTSIHQSTQTI; the protein is encoded by the exons ATGGCAGACGAAGGACTTGAAGGGTCTTGTGTTTGGACTACCAAATCATGTGATCAGCTACTGCTTATCCAGACAGCACCTGACTGTGGGTACCACACAGAGCATGCAGCTCAGAACGATGCTCTGGAGCAGAATGGTAATGTGCATATTAGCTGCCTGGATGTTGATTTGTCATCCCATGTAAAAGAGCTGGCTTTAGATGCACCTGGACATGATTTATTTAAGAAACCTTCAGAAGTGGAATACAATGATCCAGGAG ATGTATGTTTATTGTCCCAGGATTTACTTACAGACACTATTACCTCAGAGCCTCCTAACTATTCTCCCAGGAAGGGAAATAGGTCCCAAAGCAGAAACATTGCCTCCAGTACAGAGAGAACTCTTCAAATCGGAAGCTGCCACCAGCCCAGGCAGGAAAATCTCCTGTGTCCTATTTGTCACCATGAATATAAGTCTCCTAGTGAACTCAAGGAACATTTTAAAAGCCATACATCTCCCCATACAGACTTTAATTGCTGGGTGATCAATTGTCCCTTTACTACACATAACCGCAAGAACTTCCAGGCTCATCTGAAGCAAGAACACCAATTAACACCTTTTACCTGCTCCCAGCGCACCTGCAAACGTCTATTCCCAAGCCATGATGAAATGTTACTGCATTCCCGCAACCATTTCCCCTTCCACTGTAAACGCTGTGACTTTGTCAGCTCTAACGTAAAAATCTTCACCCAGCACCATAAAACGCACCCCAGGGGCGAGGAAACACAGTCTGGCATAGAAACACTGGAGTCAATGCTGAATTCTTCAGATCCAGCTGAAAACCTGGCTCAGAACATGAtacagacag atacagAAGCCAGTCAGGGTTCAGTAGCGGTGGAGAGGCCTAGAAAACTGAGAAAGTCTGCAGTTCTAAGAGGACAGGTTGCAGGAAGCCACAGTGATGGGGAAAGTGAATCTGCTCGAACTGTCAAGAAAAAAGCTACAAAATCCAAAACTGCACTCACTGCCAAGACCAAGGAATTTAAAG GGCATGTAGAGAAAGGAAAAGAGCACTTGTTTAAGACCCACATGTGTCCCGAGTGTAAACGCTGCTTTAAGAAGAGGACCCACCTAGCAGAGCACCTTCATCTTCACTTTCCCGACCCTAATCTTCAGTGCCCCAACTGCCGCAAATTTTTCACCAGCCGCAGCAAGCTGAAGATCCACATGATGAGGGAGTCTGGAGAGAAGACTCACCGCTGCCCGCTGTGTGATTACTCCTCTGTGGAAAGTAATGCTCTTAACCGTCACATGGCCAGCATCCACGAAGGGGTGTCCAACTTCTATTCAGACACCTACTGTTGCCCAGTGTGCAAGGAGACCTTTAAACTGAGCCAGTCTCTTAAAGACCATATGAAAGTACATGCATCACAGCAGAAGATGCTTTCATGCTTCCAAGAGGGTTGTAACCAAGCCCCTTCAGACCGTAAAGAGTTCTTACGTCACCTTAAGGAAGCTCATGGCATCCGAGGTGTGGAGTGCCAATACCACGCTTGCTCACTGCTCTTTAAGTCACAAGAAGAGATGGAGCAGCACCGGAAGATTCACTATGCTTTCCATTGCCAGGAGTGTGACTTTGCCTGCTCAAACAAACACGCTTTCCGTAATCACAAGAAGAAAGGGCATCCGGGCAAGGAAGAGTTGTCCTGCCACTTCTGTCCTTATAAGAGTTTTAACCCTGTGGAGTATGCAGACCACATAGGGAAGATGCACGCTAATGAGAAAATCCACCGATGTGGAGATTGTGAATTTGCCACTGCACACAAAAGAGTTCTCATCCGCCATTTGTTACTGCACACTG gaGAGAAACCTCACAAGTGCAGCCTGTGTGATTTCACCTGCAGAGATATCAGCTACCTCTCCAAGCACATGCTCACTCACTCCAGCGAAAAGAACTACATGTGCAGCGAGTGCGGCTACATCACCAAGTGGAAACACTATCTCACCGTGCACATGCGCAAGCACAGCGGGGACCTCAG GTATCAGTGTAACCAGTGTTCCTATCGCTGTCATCGTGCGGATCAGCTGAATAGCCACAAACTACGTCACCAGGGGAAGAGTCTCATCTGTGAGGTCTGTGGATTTGGCTGCAAGCGTAAATACGAACTCCaaaaacacatgcagacaaagcACTCCCAATCCTGCCAGACACCCATGTACCACTGCCAGCATTGTACCTACCAGACCAAATACAAGCAAGCACTGCTAAATCACAACAACTGCAAACACACCAAACAAAGGGAGTTCCGCTGTGCCCTATGCACGTATCGTACCTTCAGCAACACTAGCCTTTTCTTCCACAAACGCAAATCACACGGCTATATCCCTGGGGATAAGGACTGGCAGGAAAAATATGCCACCAAGCAGCAAGAGATCAACCAGTCTGACACGTTGTTTCCGTACAAACCAGAGGAAAATTCCCATAACAAACAATCTCTCTCCAGTGTCCAGAAACTTTACTCGCAATCATTGACTGCTCAAAGGCAAAGTGACTTGatggaacaggaaactgaatgtTTACAGGTTGGTGATCTAAGTGAGACAAGTGGAGATGGCCAAGTTTCAGTGACCACTGAATCCCTATTGGCAACTATGACATTGGAACCTGTTGAAGCCTGCAACATAAAGATGGAGAGTTTTCCTGCACAACTTGAACTGTCTACATCCACTGATCTTTTGCCCAATGAGTCTTCGGTTGAGACATTGGGTGCTTGTGAAAACTCTCTTCCTACAAAGGATGCAATGTTATGTTTCTCTGAAAACTTGGCAGTGGAAGACAATGATAACTGTGGACAGGAGTTTGAGGAAGAGCCAAACCCACAGTCTATAGATCAAGCCAAGCTAGGGCACTGTCCAACTGCCCAGTACAACCAACAAACAATGCTGTGTACTCTTAGTGACAAATATGAAGAGCTACATGTCCATGCTGGTACTACTTTGGATCTCCAGACTGGAGAAATACCAGTAGAGGTCCAAGAGTCTTGGGTAGAAGCTATAAAAGGTGGAGTAGAATTAACCATTGTATGCGAGTCCAGTGGGCTTCTGCCTAATGATGCCACGGAAACTGAAGGTTCTGCCACATCTCTAGAAGAAAATAGTAGACCGGATTCTGTTCTTAAAGCTTTAAGGAAGCAGGACAGAGAGCAAGCGGAGGCACTTGTGTTGGAGGGCAGAGTTCAAATGCTGGTTGTCCAGTCCAGTGCTCAGGTTTACAAATGTGAGAAGTGTTCCTATGTCACTAAGAAGGAAGAAAGTATGTACCAGCATGCCAAAACTGCCTGCCAGGTGCACAGAGACTCACTAGTATGCAAAGAATGCGGTGCTTGCTTCAAACAGCAGAGGGGGCTCAACACACACATCAAGAAGAAGTGCCCAGTTATACTCAAGAAGAAAAAAACTGTTCTAAAGACTTCTTCTACATCTGTAGGGACTGATCAACACGTGTCCAGTAGCAGTTTGCCCCAAGAGAATAGTCATGGAGATGGTATAATAAATATGGTTTCGACTTTGGACACTGTTCAGGAATCTCAAGGGATGGACATTTCAGAACACAGTTTAGAAGACGTGGAGACAATATCTTCTTGTCAAAATTTGGTTCAAGAGGAATTCAAAGAAAACATTcctgaaaaatgtgttttgttagataAAGGTGAAATAGGAGTTTTATTTTCACCACATCTCACAGGAGAAAGCCACGATAATGTATCTGCTCCCTCTGACTTTCAGGAGAATGGAAAATACAGATATGAGCAGGGAAAGTTCCATTGTCTGGTTTGTTCTTTTTCCTGCTCTAGAGAATGTACCATTAGTTGCCATGTGAAGGAAAACTGCAAAGGCTTAAAAAGGATCCTTTGTGTCCAGTGCCCTAAGGTGCTACTGTCTGAGGCAGCCTTGAGAAAGCATCAAAAGGAGAAACATCTCAAATTGGTTGATCAGGATAAAGACCAGCTGTCAGAGTGCTCTGCAGATGATGGAAGCCAAAATCTGGAGGATGTTGAGGAGAATATGGAAGTTTTGGGTAATGGAAAATACAAATCAAATAATGACACTGAGAGTGGCTGTCGACTTTCTTGTCCAACCTGTTCCTTCAAGTGCTCCCAAGACCGAGCAATGAGGACACACAAGAAAAGGGGCTGTTTGAAACCAGGGGAGCTTCACTGTCCCTTGTGCTCCTTTCGATGCATGTCTGTGGCCGCCTTAAAACGTCACAGAGCATTACACCAGAAGTACACTCGTAACAGAATTCAGCTGCAGTGCAAGCAATGTGATTTTATCTGTAAACAGCCACGATGCATGAAACAACATGTTCGGATCCGCCATGAAGGTATCAAACCTCATTGTTGTCCATACTGCGATTTCAGTACCACCAGACGTTACAGGCTGGATGCTCATGTGTCCATGCATACTGGGGTTGGCCGTATTTCCTGCAGTTCTTGTAGTCGTACTTTTGGGACTAACTCTAAGCTGAGACTCCATCAACGCCGTGTTCATGAGAAGAAACCCACCCACTTCTGTAATCTCTGTGACTATAGTGGCTACAGCCAGAATGATATTGCACGCCACATGGGAAGTTGCCACAGTGGTGAACTTGCCTTTCCTTGCTCAGTTTGCCCGGCAAGCTTCAGTTCCGAGGCGGCACTCAAGCAGCACAGCTTGCGAAAGCACCAAGAGAAAGATATCCATGAATGTCCACAGTGTTcctttacctgtcacagcatttCCACTCTTAGATGCCACCTCCAAAAACATCATCTGCAGTTAGAGTGCAGCATCTGCAAGCAGTCATTCTCTCGACGTCTAGATCTGGAAGAGCATCGCAAATCCCACTTTGCCCACCACTGCCAGCAATGCCAATATGCAGCTAAAGATAGCAAGCAGCTGGTGCACCATTACTCCATGGAGCACGAGAATGTAACAAATCCTGGCTGCGAGGGAGAAGAGAGTTTTCTCCATTGTCCATTCTGCTCATTTTCTTGTCGTCACCAACTGGTTTATGACCACCACGTCAAAGGTCATGGGGGCACTAGACTGTACAAATGCACAGAGTGTGATTATACTACCAGGAACAAACAGAAGATCACTTGGCATAGTCGCATTCACACCGGCGAAAAACCATACAAATGCCATCTCTGCACCTACGCTTGTGCAGACCCTTCACGTCTCaaa TACCACATGCGGATCCACATGGATGAGAAGAAATATTTGTGCCCAGAATGCGGATACAAGTGCAAATGGGTCAATCAGCTGAAATATCACATGAGTAAGCACACAG GTTTAAAGCCATACCAGTGTGAAGAATGTGACTACTGCACAAACCGTGCAGATGCTCTTCGTGTACACAGAGAAACACGTCATCGGGACATCCGTTCTTTTATCTGCGAGCAGTGTGGCAAAGCATTTAAGACTCGTTTTCTGCTGAAAACCCACATGAAGAAGCACAGTGAGGACAAACCATATGTTTGCAAAGTGTGCCAAAGCAGCTTTCGTTGGCCAGCGGGCTTACGCCATCACTACCTCACCCACACCAACCAGCAACCCTTCTTTTGCCAACACTGCTCTTATAGGGCCAAGCAAAAGTTCCAGGTCGTTAAACACATACAAAGGCATCATCCGGATTGTCCAGACATCTCCAAAGGAGTGGGAAAGGACCTCATCTTATTAAACTCCCCCCCTCAGGATCCTGTAGACACTAGCATCCACCAGTCAACCCAGACAATATAA